A segment of the Desulfovibrio sp. Huiquan2017 genome:
CCGCATCTCGGACTACGAAATCCGCACCCAGATCCGCAACGCGGTGGAACGCATCCTGGACAATCCCACCCGGGCAGGCGGAAAGGCGCCCCGATGACCGACGAAAAGCGGCCCGCCATGTTCGACATGGCGGGCCGCTTCATTGTCCGGTCGGCAGACCGGCTAGGCCTCTTCCCGTTTGCCGCCCTTCTTTTCCATGGGAATGACAAACATGAGCAATGCCGGGATGACGAACACGGTGAAGACCGTGGACAGGGCCAGGCCACCCAGGACCACCGCGCCCAGACCGCGATAGAGTTCCGAACCGGGGCCCGGGGCCACGGCCAGGGGAAGCATGCCGAAGACCGAGGTGGTCGCGGACATGTAGATGGGACGGAGCCGGGTGCGGGTGGCGTCGAGCACCGCCTCCTTGTAGTCCATGGCCCGCTCGCGCACGTTGCCCAGCGATTGGTGGACGATGAGGATGGCGTTGTTCACGACCACGCCGATGAGGATGACGAAGCCGAGCATGGTCAGAATGTCCAGGGCCTGCGGGGCGATGAGCAAATTTTCGAGCCTGAGCCCAAGAAAACCGCCCGCGCCCGCGAGCGGCACGGTGAACATGATGATCAGCGGATAGATGAAGTTCTCAAAAAGCGCGGACATGAGCAGATACGTGATGATCAGCGCCAGGATGAAATTCCACTTGAGCGCGTCGCGGGTCACGGTCAACTTGTCGGCCGCGCCGGACAGGCGCACGGACACGCCGTGCATGAGCCCGGCCTGTTCCACCTTGGGCAGGAGCTGCTGCTCAATGATCTCCATGGCGGATTGGAGGGGCATGTTCACGGGCGGAGTGACCTGGAGGGTGATGGTCCGCTGCCGTTCCAGGTGGCGAATCTGGGTCACGCCGTAGGTGTTCTCCATGGTCGCCAGGGAGGACAGGGGCACGGCCCATCCTTTGGGAGTGGCCACCAACTGGGAATAAAGCTCCTCGGGCGTGGCCACATCCTTGGCCGAGGCCTTGAGCACCAGGTCGATCTTCTTTTTGCCTTCCTCCTTGAAATCGCCCACGTTGCGGCCGTCCATGATCACATCCAGCGCGGTGCCCAAATCCTGGGAGGACAGCCCCACGGCCTTGAGACGGTCGCGGTACGGATGGAAGCGGACCTCCGGGTAGAGCAATTCCAGGGAAGGGATGGGCCGGATCTGAGCGCCATGAATAGACTGCATGGTCATGCCGAACATGGTCCCGGCCGCGGCCACGAGTTGATTCAGGTCACTGCCCGAAAAATCCACGTTGATGACGCGGCCCTCGCCCAGCCCCTGCTCGAAGATGGAGGCCTGGAGCGACACGCCGAACATGCCGGGGATGGAATTGATGATCCGCATGAACATGGGGATGAGCGCGCCCGCGTTCTGTTCCTGAGTGGAGATGACCCCGAACAGGTTGATGGTCGGCGCGGACACGTAGAAAAGCTCCTCCACGCCGGGCGCGCCGTCCACTTCCTTACGGAAGTGGGGCTTGGCCTCGTCGAAGATGTACTTGCCGATGTCGTCACGCTCCTCGAAGGACAGGCCCGGCGGCGGAATGAGAATATTCAGGATCAGGTTGCGGTTGCCCTGAGGCAGATATTCCATCTTGGGAAACATGGTCACGACCATGAGCACGGATGTGGCGGTCAGGGCCAGGACCGTGACCAGGCGGCTCTTCCAGTTGTCGATGGCCATGGAAAGGAGTCGAATGATCCCGTCGGACAGTACCCCGCCCACGGCGTTCAGGGGCTTGAGCACCCGCTTGGCCAGCGAGAGTCCGACCGGAGCGCGCGGCCCGTCCGCTTCGGCCCGGCGCCGCGTCTTGTTGTCCGCGATGCGGTAAAACTGGTTGGCCAGCATGGGAATGACCAGGATCGACACGAACATGGACAGCGCAATGGCGCAGGTCACGGCGATGGCGATATCCTTGAACAATTGCCCCGCCTCCTGCTCCATGAAGACCACGGGCAGGAACACGGCCACGGTGGTCAGGGTGGAGGCCAGCACCGCACCCCAGACCTCGCTGGCCCCGTCGTAGGCGGCGTGGAACGGGCTCTTGCCCATACGCCGATGGCGGTCCACGTTTTCCAGGACCACGATGGCATTGTCCACGAGCATGCCCACGGCAAAGGAAATACCCGCCATGGAGACGATGTTCAGGGACCGTCCGGCGGCCGCGAACATGATGAACGCGCCCACAATGGACACCGGAATGGAGACGGCCACGATGATGGTGGAGCTGAAGGACTGAAGGAAGACGAACAGGACCACGATGGCCAGGACGGAGCCGATGATGATGTTGCGCTTGACCAGGTCGATGGCGCCGTTGATATACGGCCGCTGATCGTAAACCCAGTTGAAGCGCACGCCCTGCTCGGCCAGGGGACCGTCGTTGAGGTCTTGGATTACCTTGTAGACCTGGTCGGTCATGGTCAGGACGTTGGTGCCCGGCTCGGGGCGGATGCCGACGACCAGGCCGGTCTTTCCGTTGTGACGCATGGCCACCGTGGGCTTCTCATTGCCGCGCTCGACCATGGCCACGTCGCCCAGGGTGACGCGATATTGCCCGGACGAGGAAATGACCACGGACTCTATGTCCTCCGGGGTCTTGAACTCGGCGGGGGTGCGGATGCGGTAGTCGCGGCGCCCTACGCCGAGCGTGCCCGCGGACACGGACACGTTTTCGCTCTTGAGCACGTTGATCAGCTCGGTGGCGGTCAGATTATAGGAGGCGAGCTTCACGGGATCGATGATGATGTCCATCTCGTCCTCGCGGCCGCCGCCCACGAACAGATCCGCCACGCCCTCCACGCGCTCGATGTACTGGCGGATGTCGTTCTCGAAGAATGTCTGGTAGGTGGTTACGTCCTTGTCGTTGCCAGGCAGGGTCTCCAGGGTCAGCCAGATGACCGGGGAGGTGGACGCACCCGTGGCCGAAATGATCGGCCGGTCAACGTCGTCGGGATATTCCGGCACTTCGTCGAGCTTGTTGGACACGCGCAAAAGCGCCTTGTCGATCTCGGTGCCGATCTCAAATTTGAGGGTCAACTCGGAGCGGGCGTTATAGTTGGAACTCTCCATCTGGACCAAGCCGGGAATGCCTTTGAGGACCTTTTCCTGCTCTTCGATGACGTCGCGCTCCATCTCGTAGGGCGTGGCCCCGGTCCAGGTGGTGGTCACGGTGATGACCGGCTCGGTCACGTCGGGCGAAAGCTGGTACGGCAACCCCGTGAGGGCGACCACGCCGAACATGGCCACCAGGATGACGCCCACCAGGACGGCCACCGGTTTGCGTATGGCGGTTCCGACTATATCCACAGTCCCCTCCCTACGGCTGCTTCATGGGTTGTGCGGCCACGGGCTGCTGCGGCTGAAGCCGCTCGTTGCCCTTGACCACCACGTCCATGCCTTCCTGCAGGGTCTTGGACTTGACGCCCGCTTCCAGCCCCCGGTAGCCGACCACGTAGATGGGCATGGGCACGGCCTTGCCGTCCACCACGGCCCAGACGACCATCTGGCCCTGGGACGAAATAATCGCATCGCGGGGCACAATCATGGTTTTGCCGCCCAACCCCTTGGGCAGGACCACGCGAGCCTCCATGCCTTCGGCCAGAGCGCCGTCGTTGTGGACGCGTATCTTGACCGGGAAGGTGCGCGTGGCGACATCGCCCTTGGGGATGACCGCGAAGACCTTGCCGGGCATGTCCTTGCCCGCCACCTTGACGGTCACCTCCAGACCTGGTTTGACCACACCAAAGGCCTCGCGCGGGGCGTTGACCACCACGTCGAAGTCCTCGTCCCGGGCCATGACCGTAACCACCGAGCCCACGGAGACCCAGTCGCCGCGAAAGACTTTGCGGTCCAGGATCACGCCGCCATAGGGGGCGCGGATGGTCTTCTTGTCGCGCTCGGTGAGCAGCCGGTTGAGAATGGCTCGGGCCGCGATCATTTTTTTCTCGGCGGACAGGGCGGCCAGCCGTTTCGAATCGTATTCGCCCTCGGCCACGGTGCGGCTTCTGTACAACTTGGTGGTCCGCTCGTTCTCGCGCTTGGCCAGCTCGAAATCGGCCTGTGCCTGGTCCATGAGAGCCCGGGCGTTGGCGATGCTGCTATCCAGGATGTCCGAAGACAGGATGACCAGAGGCGCGCCCTTTTTGACGCGTTGGCCGTCCTCCACGCCCAGGGACACGACCTTGCCCTCCACCTCGGCGGCCACGTTGGAAATCTCCGAAAAGAAGGCTGTGCCGATGAACTCGGTCTGGGGGGCCATGTCGCCGCAAGTCACCTTGGCGACGACCACTGGGGACGGCGGCCGTTCACCGCCCTGGGCAAAAGCCGGGACGGCCACCAGGACCAACAGACAAAGGATTACCGCACCGTCAAGTATTCTCCGCATCACTCTCTCGTTTTTCGCAAATTTCTCCATGGCTTGAACACGGACACAAAGACCATGCCCACCAGGACCGCAACCTGGGTCAGCCCCCATATGAAATTCATTTTTTCATTGTGCAGATAAGCGGCGTCATGCAGCGCGTCGATGCCGAGGACGCCCGAAATATGCATCATGGCCTTCTCCCACGGCCCCAGGCAAACCGTGCCGAAGACGATGGCCGTAAGCGTGACCGCCCACTTGAGGATCACCCAGCCGTGCCGGAAGAATCCAAAGCCGGTGAACAGCGAGTAGGCCAGTCCGGTGATCAGGCAGCCAAAGGCGCCGGGGATGACGACGAGAAAGGTGTCCACATGGTGGATGGCCCGATTGATGCCGTAAAGCTCGGCCCCATCGGTTACGCCCGACTTGAGGAAATAGAGCAGGATCAGGGCCGCGCCACCGCCGACCCAACAGGCCGACGCGCACAGGTGCAGTCCCTTCAGCCACTTCTGCCCCTTGCTACTAAGCTTCACCATGAGTCCCCCTTGAGGCAACTGGCCGCCGCGCACAGGTGCAGCCCCTTCAGCTACTTCTGCCCTCCGATCCCGAGCTTCACCATGAGCCGTTCTTAAGACAACAGGTCGCGTCCAGGTGGGGTTCTATGATCTGCCAAAGAACCCGCTTGCACACTGCGAATTCTTCGGGGTCCAGATGCTTGGTGATCTCCGCCCGGCTCTGGATGACGATGTCCAGGGTGAAATCCACCAGTTCGCGGCCCTTGTCCGTAATATAGATATATTTCACCCGCCGATCGTCGTCGCCGGATTCGCGGCGCAGCAACCCCTGCTTTTCCAGGGCCGCCACCAACCGGCTGACCCCGGTCTTTTCCTGGGAAAGCATTTCGCACAACCTTCCCTGGGTCAATCCGTCGATCTTGTACGCGGGCAACAGGGCCCGCCACTGCTCGACCGTGATCTTGACTCCGGCATCGGTGAAGCGGGCGGCAAGATCGTTGGCGAACACGCGGGCCACCTTCCAAGAGAGGAAGCCGATGGACTCCCTCGGATTCAATCGAGTAAGTAACATGCAAAAAGTTGTATCTGCAACAAACCACCTCGTCAACCCATTTTGGGGCCGGTCACGGGTTGCAATAATAGGAGTATGCCTATACTGTTCACCCCATGGAAAGATTCACCGCCGACCTGCATGTCCACTCCCGTTTTTCGCGCGCCACCAGCAAGAACCTGACCATACGCAACATGGCCGCATGGGGCCGCATGAAGGGCATTTCCGTGCTCGGCACGGGCGACTTCACCCACCCTGAATGGCTGGCCGAGATCGAAGACCAGTTGGAGGACAACGGCAAGGGCCTCTTCGTTCTCAAGGAACCCGACGGGCTGGAAAAGGAGATCCCCGACTTCGAGGGCGATATTCCCGGCCGCACCCGGTTCATGCTCGAAACGGAGATCAGCTCCATCTACAAGCGCGGCGGCAAGGTCCGCAAGGTCCACAATCTGGTCTACATGCCAACCCTGGACGCGGTGAAACGGTTCAATGAGAAACTCGGCCAAGTGGGCAACCTGGCCTCGGACGGCCGCCCCATCCTCGGCCTGGACTCTCGCGATCTCCTGGACATGGTCCTGGAGACCCACCCCCAGGCGTTCCTGGTCCCGGCGCACATCTGGACCCCGTGGTTCTCCCTGTTCGGCTCCAAATCCGGCTTCGACTCCATCCGCGACTGCTTCGGCGAATATGCGGACGAGATCTTCGCCATGGAAACCGGGCTGTCCTCCGACCCCGAAATGAACTGGACGTGGTCCGAACTGGACCGCATCCGGCTGATCTCCAACTCCGACGCCCACTCCGGCGAAAAGCTCGGCCGCGAGGCCAACCTGTTCCGGGGCGAAATCTCCTACGAGGGCATCTACCGGGCCCTGCGCGGCGAGGGATTGGGCCACAAATTTCTCGGCACCGTGGAATTCTTCCCCGAGGAAGGGAAATACCACATGGATGGCCACCGCAAATGCGGCGTGGTCATGGACCCGCACGAGACCATCGCCCGGGACGGCCTTTGCCCGGTCTGCGGCAAGCCCGTGACCGTGGGCGTATACAACCGCATCCTGGAGTTGGCCGACCGCGAGGAACCGATCCAGCCCTCGGGTGCGCCCGGCTTCGTCTCCCTCATCCCGCTCAAGGAAGTCCTGTCCGAAGTGCTCGGCGTGGGCCCGGGCTCCAAGAAGGTCAACCACCTGTACATGAAACTCATCCTCGAATTCGGCAACGAGTTGGACATCCTCCAGCGAGTGCCCGCCGAGGATTTGAGCCGCTACTCCTGCCATCTGGCCGAAGGCATCTCCCGCATGCGCGACGGGCAGGTCATCCGCAAGGCTGGATTCGACGGCGAGTACGGCGTCATCTCCGTCTTTTCCGAGAAGGAACGCGCCCAGATCAAAAACGGGGCCACGCTGATCCATATCCCCCGGCCCGAGACGCGGCCCGATCCGGGCCTGACCGCCCCCTGCCACGCCGCGCCCCGGCCCAAAGACGAGGCCATCCCCCTGTCGTACAACGACGCCCAACAGGCGGCCATTGACGCCGGGCCCGGTCCGGTGCTCGTCCTGGCGGGTCCAGGCACGGGCAAAACCCAGACGCTCATGGGGCGGGTGGAACGGCTCATGGACGAGGAGGTCAACCCCAAGCGCATCCTGGCCCTGACCTTCACCCGGCGGGCCGCCCAGGAAATGCGCGACCGGTTGCACGCCTTACGCGGCGAAAATGCGGACATGCCCCAGGCCGGGACCATCCATTCCCTGTGCTTCGACTACTGGAAGCACGCCTACTCCGAGACGCCCATCGTCGTCCCGGAGGCCGCCGCCAAAAAACTCTTCGCCGAGGTCAACCCGGAGTTCGCGGGCAAAAACCTGGACCACTACTGGTCCAAGTATACCCTGGCCCGCGAACAGCTGACCGAGCTGCCCGCCGACCTGGCCGAGGCGCACATCAACTACGGCAACCAAAAGAACCACTGGGACCTGGTGGACTACACCGACCTGCTGGAATTCATGCTCGAACAGTCCGGTGCGCCGACCTTCCACATGCCCTACACCCATGTGCTGGTGGACGAG
Coding sequences within it:
- a CDS encoding efflux RND transporter permease subunit; the encoded protein is MDIVGTAIRKPVAVLVGVILVAMFGVVALTGLPYQLSPDVTEPVITVTTTWTGATPYEMERDVIEEQEKVLKGIPGLVQMESSNYNARSELTLKFEIGTEIDKALLRVSNKLDEVPEYPDDVDRPIISATGASTSPVIWLTLETLPGNDKDVTTYQTFFENDIRQYIERVEGVADLFVGGGREDEMDIIIDPVKLASYNLTATELINVLKSENVSVSAGTLGVGRRDYRIRTPAEFKTPEDIESVVISSSGQYRVTLGDVAMVERGNEKPTVAMRHNGKTGLVVGIRPEPGTNVLTMTDQVYKVIQDLNDGPLAEQGVRFNWVYDQRPYINGAIDLVKRNIIIGSVLAIVVLFVFLQSFSSTIIVAVSIPVSIVGAFIMFAAAGRSLNIVSMAGISFAVGMLVDNAIVVLENVDRHRRMGKSPFHAAYDGASEVWGAVLASTLTTVAVFLPVVFMEQEAGQLFKDIAIAVTCAIALSMFVSILVIPMLANQFYRIADNKTRRRAEADGPRAPVGLSLAKRVLKPLNAVGGVLSDGIIRLLSMAIDNWKSRLVTVLALTATSVLMVVTMFPKMEYLPQGNRNLILNILIPPPGLSFEERDDIGKYIFDEAKPHFRKEVDGAPGVEELFYVSAPTINLFGVISTQEQNAGALIPMFMRIINSIPGMFGVSLQASIFEQGLGEGRVINVDFSGSDLNQLVAAAGTMFGMTMQSIHGAQIRPIPSLELLYPEVRFHPYRDRLKAVGLSSQDLGTALDVIMDGRNVGDFKEEGKKKIDLVLKASAKDVATPEELYSQLVATPKGWAVPLSSLATMENTYGVTQIRHLERQRTITLQVTPPVNMPLQSAMEIIEQQLLPKVEQAGLMHGVSVRLSGAADKLTVTRDALKWNFILALIITYLLMSALFENFIYPLIIMFTVPLAGAGGFLGLRLENLLIAPQALDILTMLGFVILIGVVVNNAILIVHQSLGNVRERAMDYKEAVLDATRTRLRPIYMSATTSVFGMLPLAVAPGPGSELYRGLGAVVLGGLALSTVFTVFVIPALLMFVIPMEKKGGKREEA
- a CDS encoding efflux RND transporter periplasmic adaptor subunit, producing the protein MRRILDGAVILCLLVLVAVPAFAQGGERPPSPVVVAKVTCGDMAPQTEFIGTAFFSEISNVAAEVEGKVVSLGVEDGQRVKKGAPLVILSSDILDSSIANARALMDQAQADFELAKRENERTTKLYRSRTVAEGEYDSKRLAALSAEKKMIAARAILNRLLTERDKKTIRAPYGGVILDRKVFRGDWVSVGSVVTVMARDEDFDVVVNAPREAFGVVKPGLEVTVKVAGKDMPGKVFAVIPKGDVATRTFPVKIRVHNDGALAEGMEARVVLPKGLGGKTMIVPRDAIISSQGQMVVWAVVDGKAVPMPIYVVGYRGLEAGVKSKTLQEGMDVVVKGNERLQPQQPVAAQPMKQP
- a CDS encoding MarR family transcriptional regulator — translated: MLLTRLNPRESIGFLSWKVARVFANDLAARFTDAGVKITVEQWRALLPAYKIDGLTQGRLCEMLSQEKTGVSRLVAALEKQGLLRRESGDDDRRVKYIYITDKGRELVDFTLDIVIQSRAEITKHLDPEEFAVCKRVLWQIIEPHLDATCCLKNGSW
- a CDS encoding UvrD-helicase domain-containing protein, which translates into the protein MERFTADLHVHSRFSRATSKNLTIRNMAAWGRMKGISVLGTGDFTHPEWLAEIEDQLEDNGKGLFVLKEPDGLEKEIPDFEGDIPGRTRFMLETEISSIYKRGGKVRKVHNLVYMPTLDAVKRFNEKLGQVGNLASDGRPILGLDSRDLLDMVLETHPQAFLVPAHIWTPWFSLFGSKSGFDSIRDCFGEYADEIFAMETGLSSDPEMNWTWSELDRIRLISNSDAHSGEKLGREANLFRGEISYEGIYRALRGEGLGHKFLGTVEFFPEEGKYHMDGHRKCGVVMDPHETIARDGLCPVCGKPVTVGVYNRILELADREEPIQPSGAPGFVSLIPLKEVLSEVLGVGPGSKKVNHLYMKLILEFGNELDILQRVPAEDLSRYSCHLAEGISRMRDGQVIRKAGFDGEYGVISVFSEKERAQIKNGATLIHIPRPETRPDPGLTAPCHAAPRPKDEAIPLSYNDAQQAAIDAGPGPVLVLAGPGTGKTQTLMGRVERLMDEEVNPKRILALTFTRRAAQEMRDRLHALRGENADMPQAGTIHSLCFDYWKHAYSETPIVVPEAAAKKLFAEVNPEFAGKNLDHYWSKYTLAREQLTELPADLAEAHINYGNQKNHWDLVDYTDLLEFMLEQSGAPTFHMPYTHVLVDEVQDLTPLQLAVVRGIAGASGEGLFCIGDPKQSIYGFRGAVDDVEAHLKGLWPNMEPITLTDNYRSGQVILDGAGNLFPDAPRLIARKELEATMHLFEAPDAVREATWISDKIKGLIGATSHSIVDSEGAGDLAPGDIAVLVRFKALIPILEKALKRAGLPVSTPELEGFWQEPRVAAILKAAEQFLGMTLSGVEDTIEIPDHILAKGPVGLAAYLSETPPFDQFFWESRQFKELKKEFDQRGGWQGLVNWVSLQTELELVRKTAEKVQIMTLHASKGLEFEAVFMPACEEGILPFAGMDLLTAKITLTPGRGQRFSEERRLMYVGMTRARRNLYLSYAGQRQLFGKTLALPRSRYLREIPEKLLTKSTLAAKKVTKEKQLGLLD